One window of the Dendropsophus ebraccatus isolate aDenEbr1 chromosome 12, aDenEbr1.pat, whole genome shotgun sequence genome contains the following:
- the PRDM10 gene encoding PR domain zinc finger protein 10 isoform X2: MDSKQESPHVWPPADDHTPTTAQVHLVPDGGAVAQIVYSNDQERPPQQVVYTADGSSFTSVDASEHTLVYIHPVDGSQTLFTDQPQVAYVQQDATTQQVTVLLPASQSMNAANLAMLSSVPESAQTMTFEPVTQPTLSVHDGRLPVDSVESTADMAALQSSSADSQAKDDDDEEEDDDDEDDDDDDDEEDEDEGEDSDIDEWEPDPPRPFDPNDLWCEECNNAHPSVCPKHGALHPIPNRPVLTRARASLPLVLYIDRFLGGVYSKRRIPKRTQFGPLEGPLVKKSELKDTYIHLKVLLNNSLEPQETYQEDLWFDLSEESLCNWMMFVRPAQNHLEQNLVAYQYGQHIYYTTIKNIEPKQELRVWYAASYAEFVNQKIHDISQEERKVLREQEKNWPCYECNRRFMSSEQLQQHLNSHDEKLDFFSRAKGRGRGRTRRKFGPGRRPGRPPKFMRLDITGEHREKCGLGSQDLLHFQNKRPQYEDSSPSTINGLDQSGLSLGPTTQSTMDPQTESQLLQPAPTVQPIQATSQSSLTAEDMRRAKRIRNAALQHLFIRKTYRPFKCLQCGKAFREREKLEQHLRFHGRDGNCPLTCDICNKGFISTNSLENHMKFHLDQKTYSCIFCTESFDRLDLLKDHVAVHIVDGCFSCPTCKKRFSDFIQVKKHVRSFHSEKIYQCTECDKAFCRPDKLRLHMLRHSDRKDFLCSTCGKQFKRKDKLREHMQRMHNPEREAKKADRTGRTKAFKPRIASTDYESFMFKCRVCMMGFRRRGMLVNHLSKRHPEMKIEEVPELTLPIIKPNRDYYCQYCEKVYKSASKRKAHILKNHPGAELPPSIRKLRPAGPGEPDPMLSTHTQLTGTIATPPVCCPHCAKQYSSKTKMVQHIRKKHPEFALLPISTQTTMISAAPTVLTADGTNGETVVTTDLLTQAMTELSQTLTTEYRTAQGDYQRIQYIPVSQATAGMQQAQHIQLQVVQVAQAPSPHQTQHSTVDMGQLHESQGFSQHHIQVQQIQVTEPPPGTQASSQVGAQTLSPSSQEAEQDVSPSQMQTPTSQTQTNSTVQHAYLSSGWNSFRGYPSEIQMMTLPQGQYVITEAAVGTPVTPVNSGQVKTHYVISDGQTDLEMKKAAALTEEVTTNQDHLEQTSANPSQTTQYIITTTTNMNGSSEMHIGKP, encoded by the exons ATGGATTCCAAGCAAGAAAGCCCTCATGTGTGGCCTCCAGCAGACGACCATACGCCTACTACCGCCCAG GTGCATCTAGTTCCTGATGGGGGAGCTGTGGCTCAGATAGTATACAGCAACGACCAGGAACGGCCACCACAGCAGGTGGTTTACACAGCAGATGGCTcctcatttacttcagtggacgCCTCAGAACACACCCTAGTGTACATTCACCCAGTGGACGGGTCACAG ACTCTTTTTACGGACCAGCCCCAGGTTGCGTATGTCCAGCAAGATGCCACCACCCAGCAG GTTACGGTGTTGCTTCCTGCATCACAGAGCATGAATGCTGCCAACCTGGCTATGCTCAGTAGTGTCCCCGAATCTGCTCAAACCATGACCTTTGAACCAGTGACACAG CCGACGTTGTCGGTGCATGATGGCAGACTACCTGTGGATAGTGTGGAAAGTACAGCAGACATGGCTGCACTGCAGAGCTCAAGTGCTGACTCTCAAGcaaaggatgatgatgatgaagaggaagatgatgatgatgaagatgatgatgatgacgacgacGAAGAAGACGAAGATGAAGGGGAAGATTCAGATATAGATGAGTGGGAGCCAGATCCACCCCGACCATTTGATCCCAATGATCTGT GGTGTGAGGAATGCAATAACGCCCATCCCTCTGTGTGCCCAAAACACGGAGCCCTCCATCCAATTCCTAACCGCCCCGTTCTAACCCGAGCTCGAGCCAGTCTGCCACTAGTCTTGTATATCGATCGCTTCCTCGGAGGGGTTTACTCCAAACGCCGCATTCCCAAGCGCACACAGTTTGGGCCTTTGGAAGGACCTCTGGTTAAAAAGTCAGAGTTGAAGGATACGTACATCCATCTGAAG GTTTTATTAAATAATTCCCTGGAGCCTCAGGAGACGTATCAGGAAGACCTGTGGTTTGATTTGTCTGAGGAAAGTCTCTGTAACTGGATGATGTTTGTACGCCCGGCGCAGAATCACTTGGAGCAGAACCTGGTGGCCTATCAGTACGGACAGCACATCTATTATACCACCATTAAGAATATTGAGCCCAAACAGGAGCTGAGG GTTTGGTATGCTGCCTCATATGCAGAGTTTGTAAACCAGAAGATTCACGACATTTCACAGGAGGAAAGGAAGG TTCTGAGAGAGCAAGAGAAGAATTGGCCTTGTTATGAGTGCAATCGACGCTTCATGAGCTCAGAACAGCTGCAGCAGCACTTAAACTCCCACGACGAGAAACTGGATTTCTTCAGCAG GGCGAAAGGACGTGGCCGAGGTAGAACAAGAAGGAAATTTGGACCCGGAAGGAGACCAGGGAGGCCTCCAAAATTTATGCGCTTGGACATTACAGGCGAACACAGAGAAAAGTGCGGACTTGGAAGTCAG GACCTTTTGCACTTCCAGAACAAGCGGCCACAGTATGAGGACAGTAGTCCGTCCACGATCAATGGCCTTGACCAGTCAGGGCTTTCCTTGGGTCCAACAACGCAAAGTACCATGGAtccccagacagagagccaaCTCCTACAGCCTGCTCCGACTGTGCAGCCCATACAAGCCACATCTCAAAGTTCCTTGACAGCCGAAGACATGCGAAGAGCCAAGCGTATTCGG aatgccGCCCTGCAACATCTGTTTATCCGAAAGACATACCGACCATTTAAATGCCTGCAATGTGGGAAAGCCTTCAGGGAAAGAGAAAAACTTGAGCAACACTTGCGCTTCCATGGCCGTGACGGCAATTGTCCTCTGACCTGTGATATCTGCAACAAGGGCTTTATCAGCACCAACTCACTGGAGAACCACATGAAGTTCCATCTGGACCAGAAGACCTACTCCTGTATCTTCTGCACAGAATCCTTTGACCGCTTGGATCTATTGAAAGACCACGTGGCTGTGCATATAGTGGACGGCTGCTTCAGCTGCCCAACCTGCAAAAAACGCTTCTCTGATTTCATTCAG GTGAAGAAACACGTGAGGAGCTTCCATTCTGAGAAAATTTACCAGTGCACGGAATGTGATAAGGCCTTCTGCAGACCGGACAAGCTACGGCTACACATGCTCAGGCACTCCGACCGTAAAGACTTCCTCTGTTCCACATGTGGCAAACAGTTTAAG AGAAAAGACAAGCTAAGGGAACACATGCAACGTATGCACAACCCAGAGAGAGAAGCCAAAAAGGCAGATCGCACAGGACGCACCAAGGCCTTCAAGCCACGCATTGCCTCTACAGACTACGAAAGCTTCATGTTCAAGTGTCGCGTGTGTATGATGGGCTTCCGGAGAAGGGGCATGCTG GTCAATCATTTGTCAAAAAGGCATCCAGAGATGAAGATAGAAGAAGTTCCTGAGCTCACATTGCCCATCATCAAACCCAACCGGGACTATTATTGTCAGTACTGTGAGAAG GTTTACAAAAGTGCCAGCAAGAGGAAAGCGCACATCCTGAAGAATCACCCGGGAGCAGAGCTGCCTCCTAGTATCAGAAAGCTCCGTCCTGCTGGGCCTGGAGAACCTGACCCCATGCTAAGTACTCATACCCAACTAACTGGGACAATTGCAACACCCCCAGTTTGCTGCCCACACTGTGCCAAACAATACAGCAGTAAG ACCAAGATGGTTCAGCATATACGTAAGAAACATCCAGAGTTTGCCTTGTTGCCCATCAGTACACAGACCACCATGATTAGTGCAGCCCCCACAGTGCTGACAGCAGATGGCACAAATGGAGAAACCGTGGTG ACAACAGATCTTCTGACACAGGCGATGACTGAGTTATCCCAGACTCTGACTACAGAGTACCGAACAGCCCAGGGTGACTATCAGCGCATACAATATATCCCAGTGTCACAAGCAACAGCGGGCATGCAACAAGCGCAGCACATACAGCTCCAGGTGGTGCAGGTTGCTCAG GCTCCGTCACCCCATCAGACCCAGCATTCCACTGTAGACATGGGGCAGCTTCATGAATCCCAGGGATTCAGCCAGCATCACATCCAGGTTCAGCAAATCCAGGTGACTGAACCTCCCCCAGGCACTCAGGCCTCCTCTCAG GTAGGGGCGCAGACTCTCAGTCCCTCATCACAGGAAGCTGAACAAGATGTCAGTCCGTCACAAATGCAGACCCCGACCTCCCAAACTCAGACCAACTCCACGGTGCAACATGCCTACCTTTCTAGCGGATGGAACTCTTTCCGGGGTTACC CATCGGAGATCCAGATGATGACACTACCTCAGGGTCAGTATGTCATTACGGAGGCAGCTGTGGGCACCCCTGTTACTCCTGTAAACAGTGGGCAGGTTAAG ACACACTACGTAATCTCTGATGGCCAGACCGATCTGGAGATGAAGAAAGCCGCTGCTCTAACAGAGGAGGTGACAACCAACCAAGATCACCTGGAGCAAACATCTGCCAATCCATCTCAGACAACACAgtacatcatcaccaccaccaccaacatgAACGGGAGCAGCGAGATGCATATTGGCAAGCCCTGA
- the PRDM10 gene encoding PR domain zinc finger protein 10 isoform X1 produces the protein MNAANLAMLSSVPESAQTMTFEPVTQPTLSVHDGRLPVDSVESTADMAALQSSSADSQAKDDDDEEEDDDDEDDDDDDDEEDEDEGEDSDIDEWEPDPPRPFDPNDLWCEECNNAHPSVCPKHGALHPIPNRPVLTRARASLPLVLYIDRFLGGVYSKRRIPKRTQFGPLEGPLVKKSELKDTYIHLKVLLNNSLEPQETYQEDLWFDLSEESLCNWMMFVRPAQNHLEQNLVAYQYGQHIYYTTIKNIEPKQELRVWYAASYAEFVNQKIHDISQEERKVLREQEKNWPCYECNRRFMSSEQLQQHLNSHDEKLDFFSRAKGRGRGRTRRKFGPGRRPGRPPKFMRLDITGEHREKCGLGSQDLLHFQNKRPQYEDSSPSTINGLDQSGLSLGPTTQSTMDPQTESQLLQPAPTVQPIQATSQSSLTAEDMRRAKRIRNAALQHLFIRKTYRPFKCLQCGKAFREREKLEQHLRFHGRDGNCPLTCDICNKGFISTNSLENHMKFHLDQKTYSCIFCTESFDRLDLLKDHVAVHIVDGCFSCPTCKKRFSDFIQVKKHVRSFHSEKIYQCTECDKAFCRPDKLRLHMLRHSDRKDFLCSTCGKQFKRKDKLREHMQRMHNPEREAKKADRTGRTKAFKPRIASTDYESFMFKCRVCMMGFRRRGMLVNHLSKRHPEMKIEEVPELTLPIIKPNRDYYCQYCEKVYKSASKRKAHILKNHPGAELPPSIRKLRPAGPGEPDPMLSTHTQLTGTIATPPVCCPHCAKQYSSKTKMVQHIRKKHPEFALLPISTQTTMISAAPTVLTADGTNGETVVTTDLLTQAMTELSQTLTTEYRTAQGDYQRIQYIPVSQATAGMQQAQHIQLQVVQVAQAPSPHQTQHSTVDMGQLHESQGFSQHHIQVQQIQVTEPPPGTQASSQVGAQTLSPSSQEAEQDVSPSQMQTPTSQTQTNSTVQHAYLSSGWNSFRGYPSEIQMMTLPQGQYVITEAAVGTPVTPVNSGQVKTHYVISDGQTDLEMKKAAALTEEVTTNQDHLEQTSANPSQTTQYIITTTTNMNGSSEMHIGKP, from the exons ATGAATGCTGCCAACCTGGCTATGCTCAGTAGTGTCCCCGAATCTGCTCAAACCATGACCTTTGAACCAGTGACACAG CCGACGTTGTCGGTGCATGATGGCAGACTACCTGTGGATAGTGTGGAAAGTACAGCAGACATGGCTGCACTGCAGAGCTCAAGTGCTGACTCTCAAGcaaaggatgatgatgatgaagaggaagatgatgatgatgaagatgatgatgatgacgacgacGAAGAAGACGAAGATGAAGGGGAAGATTCAGATATAGATGAGTGGGAGCCAGATCCACCCCGACCATTTGATCCCAATGATCTGT GGTGTGAGGAATGCAATAACGCCCATCCCTCTGTGTGCCCAAAACACGGAGCCCTCCATCCAATTCCTAACCGCCCCGTTCTAACCCGAGCTCGAGCCAGTCTGCCACTAGTCTTGTATATCGATCGCTTCCTCGGAGGGGTTTACTCCAAACGCCGCATTCCCAAGCGCACACAGTTTGGGCCTTTGGAAGGACCTCTGGTTAAAAAGTCAGAGTTGAAGGATACGTACATCCATCTGAAG GTTTTATTAAATAATTCCCTGGAGCCTCAGGAGACGTATCAGGAAGACCTGTGGTTTGATTTGTCTGAGGAAAGTCTCTGTAACTGGATGATGTTTGTACGCCCGGCGCAGAATCACTTGGAGCAGAACCTGGTGGCCTATCAGTACGGACAGCACATCTATTATACCACCATTAAGAATATTGAGCCCAAACAGGAGCTGAGG GTTTGGTATGCTGCCTCATATGCAGAGTTTGTAAACCAGAAGATTCACGACATTTCACAGGAGGAAAGGAAGG TTCTGAGAGAGCAAGAGAAGAATTGGCCTTGTTATGAGTGCAATCGACGCTTCATGAGCTCAGAACAGCTGCAGCAGCACTTAAACTCCCACGACGAGAAACTGGATTTCTTCAGCAG GGCGAAAGGACGTGGCCGAGGTAGAACAAGAAGGAAATTTGGACCCGGAAGGAGACCAGGGAGGCCTCCAAAATTTATGCGCTTGGACATTACAGGCGAACACAGAGAAAAGTGCGGACTTGGAAGTCAG GACCTTTTGCACTTCCAGAACAAGCGGCCACAGTATGAGGACAGTAGTCCGTCCACGATCAATGGCCTTGACCAGTCAGGGCTTTCCTTGGGTCCAACAACGCAAAGTACCATGGAtccccagacagagagccaaCTCCTACAGCCTGCTCCGACTGTGCAGCCCATACAAGCCACATCTCAAAGTTCCTTGACAGCCGAAGACATGCGAAGAGCCAAGCGTATTCGG aatgccGCCCTGCAACATCTGTTTATCCGAAAGACATACCGACCATTTAAATGCCTGCAATGTGGGAAAGCCTTCAGGGAAAGAGAAAAACTTGAGCAACACTTGCGCTTCCATGGCCGTGACGGCAATTGTCCTCTGACCTGTGATATCTGCAACAAGGGCTTTATCAGCACCAACTCACTGGAGAACCACATGAAGTTCCATCTGGACCAGAAGACCTACTCCTGTATCTTCTGCACAGAATCCTTTGACCGCTTGGATCTATTGAAAGACCACGTGGCTGTGCATATAGTGGACGGCTGCTTCAGCTGCCCAACCTGCAAAAAACGCTTCTCTGATTTCATTCAG GTGAAGAAACACGTGAGGAGCTTCCATTCTGAGAAAATTTACCAGTGCACGGAATGTGATAAGGCCTTCTGCAGACCGGACAAGCTACGGCTACACATGCTCAGGCACTCCGACCGTAAAGACTTCCTCTGTTCCACATGTGGCAAACAGTTTAAG AGAAAAGACAAGCTAAGGGAACACATGCAACGTATGCACAACCCAGAGAGAGAAGCCAAAAAGGCAGATCGCACAGGACGCACCAAGGCCTTCAAGCCACGCATTGCCTCTACAGACTACGAAAGCTTCATGTTCAAGTGTCGCGTGTGTATGATGGGCTTCCGGAGAAGGGGCATGCTG GTCAATCATTTGTCAAAAAGGCATCCAGAGATGAAGATAGAAGAAGTTCCTGAGCTCACATTGCCCATCATCAAACCCAACCGGGACTATTATTGTCAGTACTGTGAGAAG GTTTACAAAAGTGCCAGCAAGAGGAAAGCGCACATCCTGAAGAATCACCCGGGAGCAGAGCTGCCTCCTAGTATCAGAAAGCTCCGTCCTGCTGGGCCTGGAGAACCTGACCCCATGCTAAGTACTCATACCCAACTAACTGGGACAATTGCAACACCCCCAGTTTGCTGCCCACACTGTGCCAAACAATACAGCAGTAAG ACCAAGATGGTTCAGCATATACGTAAGAAACATCCAGAGTTTGCCTTGTTGCCCATCAGTACACAGACCACCATGATTAGTGCAGCCCCCACAGTGCTGACAGCAGATGGCACAAATGGAGAAACCGTGGTG ACAACAGATCTTCTGACACAGGCGATGACTGAGTTATCCCAGACTCTGACTACAGAGTACCGAACAGCCCAGGGTGACTATCAGCGCATACAATATATCCCAGTGTCACAAGCAACAGCGGGCATGCAACAAGCGCAGCACATACAGCTCCAGGTGGTGCAGGTTGCTCAG GCTCCGTCACCCCATCAGACCCAGCATTCCACTGTAGACATGGGGCAGCTTCATGAATCCCAGGGATTCAGCCAGCATCACATCCAGGTTCAGCAAATCCAGGTGACTGAACCTCCCCCAGGCACTCAGGCCTCCTCTCAG GTAGGGGCGCAGACTCTCAGTCCCTCATCACAGGAAGCTGAACAAGATGTCAGTCCGTCACAAATGCAGACCCCGACCTCCCAAACTCAGACCAACTCCACGGTGCAACATGCCTACCTTTCTAGCGGATGGAACTCTTTCCGGGGTTACC CATCGGAGATCCAGATGATGACACTACCTCAGGGTCAGTATGTCATTACGGAGGCAGCTGTGGGCACCCCTGTTACTCCTGTAAACAGTGGGCAGGTTAAG ACACACTACGTAATCTCTGATGGCCAGACCGATCTGGAGATGAAGAAAGCCGCTGCTCTAACAGAGGAGGTGACAACCAACCAAGATCACCTGGAGCAAACATCTGCCAATCCATCTCAGACAACACAgtacatcatcaccaccaccaccaacatgAACGGGAGCAGCGAGATGCATATTGGCAAGCCCTGA
- the LOC138768957 gene encoding surfactant protein C-like, producing the protein MEKKTPAQLDTTLPMYKGQGPLSRKWCIVGLGLVVLLIGIIAAATLIGVYMTQKHEEKMVTLILNDRNGQKVQQTISVNDQENIAAIFVSSKNYSVTALYDYRRVRCGRQNVKF; encoded by the exons ATGGAGAAGAAGACGCCGGCACAGCTCGATACGACGCTGCCT ATGTATAAGGGTCAGGGCCCATTGTccaggaagtggtgcattgtgGGTCTTGGACTTGTGGTGCTGCTGATCGGGATCATTGCGGCTGCGACATTAATCGGCGTTTACATGACGCAGAAGCATGAGGAGAAG ATGGTGACGCTGATCCTAAATGACAGAAACGGTCAGAAGGTTCAGCAGACAATTTCTGTCAACGACCAAGAAAACATTGCCGCCATTTTTGTCAGCAGCAAAAATTATTCTGTCACCGCGTTGTATGATTACAGGAGGGTGAGATGCGGACGTCAAAACGTAAAGTTTTAA